A window of the Malaclemys terrapin pileata isolate rMalTer1 chromosome 6, rMalTer1.hap1, whole genome shotgun sequence genome harbors these coding sequences:
- the MACIR gene encoding macrophage immunometabolism regulator isoform X2, protein MKKEESRVVFKMEVDINGETRTTIATLPLPIAEVSSTGKVEAEKPRCSSTPCSPMRRTVSGYQILHMDSNYLVGFTTGEELLKLAQKCTGSEENKVEAVPTVRSKQLDSGLTRSSRLYKARSRYYQPYEIPAVNGRRRRRMPSSGDKCTKALPYEPYKALHGPLPLCLLKGKRAHSKSLDYLNLDKMNIKEPADTEVLQYQLQHLTLRGDRMFARNNT, encoded by the exons ATGAAGAAAGAA gagAGTAGAGTTGTATTTAAAATGGAAGTTGACATAAATGGAGAGACCAGAACTACCATAGCTACGCTTCCCTTACCTATTGCAGAGGTGAGTTCCACAGGCAaagtggaagcagagaaaccTCGATGCTCCAGCACCCCATGCTCTCCTATGCGACGGACTGTTTCAGGTTATCAGATCCTTCACATGGATTCTAACTACTTGGTTGGCTTCACAACTGGTGAGGAGCTCTTGAAATTAGCCCAGAAGTGTACAGGAAGTGAGGAAAATAAAGTGGAAGCTGTGCCCACCGTGCGCTCGAAACAACTTGATTCAGGACTTACACGTTCCTCACGGTTGTACAAAGCTAGAAGTAGATACTACCAGCCATATGAGATCCCAGCTGTaaatggaaggaggagaagacGGATGCCCAGCTCAGGGGATAAATGCACTAAGGCTTTACCATATGAACCCTATAAGGCACTTCATGGTCCTCTGCCTCTTTGTCTCCTCAAAGGTAAGAGGGCTCACTCTAAATCCCTGGACTACCTCAATTTAGACAAAATGAACATCAAAGAACCTGCTGACACAGAAGTGTTACAATACCAGCTCCAGCACCTTACCCTAAGAGGGGACCGTATGTTTGCTAGAAACAACACATGA
- the MACIR gene encoding macrophage immunometabolism regulator isoform X1, translating into MSWMSSWSYESRVVFKMEVDINGETRTTIATLPLPIAEVSSTGKVEAEKPRCSSTPCSPMRRTVSGYQILHMDSNYLVGFTTGEELLKLAQKCTGSEENKVEAVPTVRSKQLDSGLTRSSRLYKARSRYYQPYEIPAVNGRRRRRMPSSGDKCTKALPYEPYKALHGPLPLCLLKGKRAHSKSLDYLNLDKMNIKEPADTEVLQYQLQHLTLRGDRMFARNNT; encoded by the exons ATGAGTTGGATGTCTTCATGGTCCTAC gagAGTAGAGTTGTATTTAAAATGGAAGTTGACATAAATGGAGAGACCAGAACTACCATAGCTACGCTTCCCTTACCTATTGCAGAGGTGAGTTCCACAGGCAaagtggaagcagagaaaccTCGATGCTCCAGCACCCCATGCTCTCCTATGCGACGGACTGTTTCAGGTTATCAGATCCTTCACATGGATTCTAACTACTTGGTTGGCTTCACAACTGGTGAGGAGCTCTTGAAATTAGCCCAGAAGTGTACAGGAAGTGAGGAAAATAAAGTGGAAGCTGTGCCCACCGTGCGCTCGAAACAACTTGATTCAGGACTTACACGTTCCTCACGGTTGTACAAAGCTAGAAGTAGATACTACCAGCCATATGAGATCCCAGCTGTaaatggaaggaggagaagacGGATGCCCAGCTCAGGGGATAAATGCACTAAGGCTTTACCATATGAACCCTATAAGGCACTTCATGGTCCTCTGCCTCTTTGTCTCCTCAAAGGTAAGAGGGCTCACTCTAAATCCCTGGACTACCTCAATTTAGACAAAATGAACATCAAAGAACCTGCTGACACAGAAGTGTTACAATACCAGCTCCAGCACCTTACCCTAAGAGGGGACCGTATGTTTGCTAGAAACAACACATGA
- the MACIR gene encoding macrophage immunometabolism regulator isoform X3 produces MEVDINGETRTTIATLPLPIAEVSSTGKVEAEKPRCSSTPCSPMRRTVSGYQILHMDSNYLVGFTTGEELLKLAQKCTGSEENKVEAVPTVRSKQLDSGLTRSSRLYKARSRYYQPYEIPAVNGRRRRRMPSSGDKCTKALPYEPYKALHGPLPLCLLKGKRAHSKSLDYLNLDKMNIKEPADTEVLQYQLQHLTLRGDRMFARNNT; encoded by the coding sequence ATGGAAGTTGACATAAATGGAGAGACCAGAACTACCATAGCTACGCTTCCCTTACCTATTGCAGAGGTGAGTTCCACAGGCAaagtggaagcagagaaaccTCGATGCTCCAGCACCCCATGCTCTCCTATGCGACGGACTGTTTCAGGTTATCAGATCCTTCACATGGATTCTAACTACTTGGTTGGCTTCACAACTGGTGAGGAGCTCTTGAAATTAGCCCAGAAGTGTACAGGAAGTGAGGAAAATAAAGTGGAAGCTGTGCCCACCGTGCGCTCGAAACAACTTGATTCAGGACTTACACGTTCCTCACGGTTGTACAAAGCTAGAAGTAGATACTACCAGCCATATGAGATCCCAGCTGTaaatggaaggaggagaagacGGATGCCCAGCTCAGGGGATAAATGCACTAAGGCTTTACCATATGAACCCTATAAGGCACTTCATGGTCCTCTGCCTCTTTGTCTCCTCAAAGGTAAGAGGGCTCACTCTAAATCCCTGGACTACCTCAATTTAGACAAAATGAACATCAAAGAACCTGCTGACACAGAAGTGTTACAATACCAGCTCCAGCACCTTACCCTAAGAGGGGACCGTATGTTTGCTAGAAACAACACATGA